In a genomic window of Deltaproteobacteria bacterium HGW-Deltaproteobacteria-2:
- a CDS encoding 30S ribosomal protein S1: MEETKSFSELLNETNLMPQHFSVGEKINTTIVKITAEWIFLDLGAKSEGYLDKKELMDEEGNLTAKEGDSITAYFVSSRHGEKLFTTKLLTSKSVDDFLFKAYETQIPMEATVEKEIKGGFSVKINANVSGFCPYSQMDTKKIDDVAAYVGKKFEFVVAEYSENGRNIILSRRPLLEKIEQEKKGALKESLKKGMSVSGVVASVQKFGAFIDLGGIQALLPVSEMGWSRVEDPKVLYSPGDKVEAVIINLDWESNRITLSAKATLPNPWEEVVRKYAEGSMLKGKVSNLTNFGAFITIEAGVEGLLHISKLARGKKIKHAGDVLKAGEEIEVKIEKIDRENKKISLDLAGSDKDTSATGDEDDFRNYIAKSPKAMGTLGDMFNKKSGKK; the protein is encoded by the coding sequence ATGGAAGAAACAAAAAGCTTTTCGGAATTACTTAACGAAACAAATCTTATGCCCCAGCATTTTTCAGTGGGCGAAAAGATCAATACAACCATCGTAAAAATTACAGCCGAATGGATATTTCTTGATTTGGGAGCGAAAAGCGAAGGTTACCTTGATAAAAAAGAGCTTATGGATGAAGAGGGCAACCTCACCGCAAAAGAAGGAGATTCCATTACGGCTTATTTTGTTTCTTCACGTCACGGTGAAAAACTTTTTACCACCAAATTGCTGACCAGCAAAAGTGTAGACGATTTCCTATTTAAAGCCTACGAAACTCAAATTCCCATGGAAGCAACTGTAGAGAAGGAAATTAAAGGCGGCTTCTCTGTTAAAATAAACGCGAATGTCAGCGGTTTTTGTCCTTACTCGCAGATGGATACGAAAAAAATAGATGATGTCGCCGCTTATGTCGGCAAGAAATTTGAATTTGTCGTTGCCGAATATTCGGAAAACGGACGCAATATAATCCTGTCGCGCCGTCCTCTTCTCGAAAAAATAGAACAAGAGAAAAAAGGTGCGCTCAAGGAGTCTCTGAAAAAGGGAATGAGCGTGAGCGGCGTGGTCGCCAGCGTGCAGAAATTCGGCGCGTTTATTGATCTTGGCGGGATTCAGGCTCTGCTGCCTGTTTCGGAAATGGGTTGGAGCAGAGTTGAAGATCCCAAAGTACTTTATTCTCCCGGCGACAAGGTTGAGGCTGTTATAATTAATCTTGACTGGGAAAGTAATCGCATCACCTTATCTGCCAAAGCAACTTTACCTAATCCGTGGGAGGAGGTTGTTAGAAAGTACGCCGAAGGAAGCATGCTGAAAGGCAAGGTTTCAAATCTGACCAATTTCGGAGCTTTTATTACGATAGAGGCCGGAGTGGAAGGGCTTCTGCACATTTCCAAGCTGGCGCGCGGTAAAAAGATTAAACATGCCGGTGATGTTCTGAAAGCCGGTGAAGAGATAGAAGTTAAGATTGAAAAGATCGACCGGGAAAATAAAAAAATTTCATTGGATCTGGCCGGAAGCGATAAGGATACTTCTGCTACGGGCGATGAAGATGACTTCCGTAATTATATCGCCAAATCGCCGAAAGCCATGGGCACCCTGGGCGATATGTTTAATAAAAAATCAGGCAAGAAATAA
- a CDS encoding ABC transporter permease, translating into MNVNISTRFIRIWQRNLTVYKESWKVNFLPPLLEPLFYLLAFGIGFSGMIDSVSYAAQEVSYVRFIAPSLVAINIMNNAFFENTFGSFVRMYYQKTFDAMMATPLNAEEIITGEIVWGATKAAIGTVIMLIVISFFGLVSYPAGLLIVFAAFLGGIAFGSVAMIFTGIVARIELFNLPIFLFITPMFLFSGTFFPITGLPLWAQYFALLLPLTHLVNLVRALSFGLFNSEALIGLCYLIVFCLIMFPIAIFKMHRRLIK; encoded by the coding sequence ATGAACGTTAATATCTCCACCCGATTCATTCGAATATGGCAGCGCAATCTTACAGTGTACAAAGAAAGCTGGAAAGTAAACTTTCTGCCGCCGCTTCTGGAGCCGCTTTTCTATCTTCTGGCTTTCGGTATCGGTTTCAGCGGTATGATTGACTCTGTCAGTTATGCCGCTCAGGAAGTTTCTTACGTGCGTTTCATTGCGCCCTCGCTAGTGGCGATTAATATTATGAACAACGCTTTTTTCGAAAATACTTTCGGTTCCTTTGTGCGTATGTACTACCAGAAAACGTTTGACGCCATGATGGCCACTCCGCTCAACGCCGAAGAAATCATCACCGGTGAAATAGTCTGGGGAGCGACAAAAGCGGCAATTGGAACAGTTATAATGCTGATTGTAATAAGTTTTTTCGGATTGGTCAGTTATCCGGCAGGACTTTTAATTGTGTTTGCGGCATTTCTGGGCGGTATTGCCTTTGGTTCGGTGGCCATGATATTCACCGGCATAGTAGCAAGAATAGAGCTGTTTAACCTGCCGATATTTTTATTCATTACACCCATGTTTCTTTTCAGCGGTACATTTTTCCCGATAACCGGCCTGCCCCTCTGGGCGCAATATTTCGCTCTTTTATTACCGCTTACCCATCTGGTCAATCTTGTCAGAGCACTTAGTTTCGGCTTGTTTAATTCAGAGGCATTGATAGGTTTATGCTATCTGATTGTTTTCTGTCTCATCATGTTTCCCATTGCTATCTTCAAAATGCACCGCAGACTGATTAAATAA
- a CDS encoding aminotransferase: MRFEISRGGSGLTYEIRNIVLIANKLKELGVNVIWENIGDPVQKGEKIPDWMKEVLTEIIKDDASFAYSPTKGVDSTRKFLADRLNGRGKVQITPEDIIFFNGLGDAIARAYSSIQVDARMIMPEPTYSTHFMAEVLHASFPPNTYRLNPYNGWSPDMRELEQKVRSHRAIVGILVINPDNPTGFVYPEETLKQVVRIAKENDLFLVFDETYINIVFNGKKTVPLSDIVGDVPAISMKGISKELPWPGSRCGWMEVYNAGKDPIFDRFINTILHQKMSEVCSTTLPQLAIPRIMTHPKYQNYLDERKKHYEKLSHIAYDILKDVPCLMVNKTNGAFYMTIVFNESGLNGNQSLHIKNKEIREFVENLVKDPIEHDKRFVYYLLAATGICVVPLTSFFTSLLGFRMTLLDKDEAEFEYVIKTIAEKFTEYTNSSNKSIQTAINLS; the protein is encoded by the coding sequence ATGCGTTTTGAAATTTCCCGCGGCGGCAGCGGGCTTACTTATGAAATCCGTAATATAGTTCTTATTGCTAATAAGCTCAAGGAATTGGGAGTTAATGTAATCTGGGAGAATATCGGCGATCCGGTACAAAAGGGAGAAAAAATTCCCGACTGGATGAAAGAAGTTCTTACTGAGATAATTAAAGATGATGCATCTTTTGCTTATTCACCAACAAAAGGCGTGGACTCCACAAGAAAATTTCTTGCCGACCGTCTCAACGGGCGTGGCAAGGTACAAATTACTCCGGAAGATATAATCTTCTTCAACGGTCTGGGAGATGCCATTGCACGCGCTTACAGTTCCATTCAGGTTGATGCCCGTATGATTATGCCGGAACCAACCTATTCTACTCATTTCATGGCGGAGGTTTTGCATGCTTCTTTTCCGCCCAATACCTACCGTTTAAATCCCTATAACGGCTGGTCTCCGGATATGCGGGAGCTGGAACAGAAAGTAAGAAGCCACAGGGCTATTGTGGGAATTCTGGTTATTAATCCCGACAATCCAACAGGATTTGTTTATCCGGAAGAAACGCTGAAGCAAGTCGTACGCATTGCAAAAGAGAACGATCTTTTCCTTGTCTTTGACGAAACCTACATTAATATTGTTTTCAACGGTAAAAAGACTGTGCCGCTTTCTGATATTGTCGGCGATGTTCCAGCAATCAGTATGAAGGGGATTTCCAAGGAACTGCCCTGGCCTGGTTCCCGCTGCGGCTGGATGGAAGTATACAACGCCGGTAAGGATCCTATTTTCGATCGTTTCATTAACACTATACTGCATCAGAAAATGTCGGAGGTTTGTTCAACAACCCTTCCGCAACTGGCGATTCCCAGAATAATGACGCATCCGAAATATCAGAATTACCTGGATGAACGTAAAAAGCACTATGAGAAACTTTCGCATATTGCTTATGACATTTTAAAAGACGTTCCCTGCCTGATGGTCAATAAAACCAACGGCGCGTTTTATATGACCATTGTTTTCAATGAATCCGGTCTTAACGGCAATCAGAGTCTTCATATTAAAAACAAGGAAATAAGGGAATTCGTGGAGAATCTGGTCAAGGACCCTATAGAACACGATAAGAGATTCGTTTATTATCTTCTGGCGGCAACCGGAATTTGCGTGGTTCCTCTGACATCTTTCTTTACTTCTTTGCTCGGGTTCCGCATGACGTTATTGGACAAAGACGAAGCGGAATTCGAATATGTGATAAAAACCATCGCCGAAAAATTTACCGAATACACTAATTCGTCCAACAAAAGCATTCAGACAGCGATAAATTTATCTTAA
- a CDS encoding glycosyltransferase, with protein MKEVLKIKFADYHEGFNPEKNFFWDLLSVKYDLQTSDQPEILIYTSFGRSHVNFRCLKIYWTGENRRPDFKQCDFAFTFDEHSQDGKNYRLPLYVHYPHAYGLGDLSCITNRKLNGAQANKVPLQKTRFCNMVVSNAQRDKKCEEFFHKLSKYKKVDSGGRYLNNIGGPVPNKLDFIKDYKFTMSFENSSYPGYTTEKIIEPMLVKSIPVYWGNPNIANEFNPESFINLHDFATIDEAIQRIIEIDQDDELYNHMISAPCFHDDRVPLYLTNDAILERFSEIIDKRKNFIPVARTWRYYPQYVIAKLKDVCVIVLKNMNLRIL; from the coding sequence GTGAAAGAAGTCCTGAAAATAAAATTTGCCGATTATCACGAAGGATTTAATCCTGAGAAAAATTTCTTCTGGGATCTCTTATCTGTTAAATATGATCTGCAAACTTCTGATCAACCGGAAATTCTGATTTACACGTCTTTTGGCCGATCTCATGTAAACTTTAGGTGTCTGAAAATTTACTGGACAGGCGAGAACCGCAGACCCGATTTCAAACAATGCGATTTTGCTTTTACTTTCGATGAACACAGCCAGGATGGAAAGAATTACAGGTTGCCACTCTATGTTCATTATCCGCACGCTTATGGTTTGGGTGACTTAAGTTGCATTACAAACAGGAAACTAAACGGCGCCCAGGCAAATAAAGTCCCCCTTCAGAAGACGAGGTTTTGCAACATGGTCGTCTCGAATGCGCAGCGAGACAAAAAGTGTGAGGAGTTTTTTCATAAATTATCGAAATATAAAAAGGTTGATTCAGGCGGAAGGTATCTCAATAATATCGGAGGTCCTGTGCCGAACAAACTTGATTTTATAAAAGATTACAAATTTACGATGTCTTTTGAGAATTCATCATACCCCGGATACACAACAGAGAAGATAATAGAACCCATGTTGGTGAAGAGCATACCTGTTTACTGGGGAAATCCGAACATTGCCAATGAATTCAATCCGGAGAGTTTTATAAATCTGCACGATTTTGCCACTATTGACGAAGCAATTCAGCGAATAATTGAAATCGATCAGGATGATGAGCTTTACAACCATATGATATCAGCTCCATGTTTTCATGATGATAGAGTTCCATTGTATCTAACTAATGATGCGATACTGGAGCGTTTTTCGGAAATTATCGACAAGAGAAAGAATTTTATTCCGGTAGCCCGCACATGGCGATATTATCCGCAGTACGTGATTGCGAAGTTAAAGGATGTTTGTGTGATCGTGTTAAAAAATATGAACCTCAGAATTTTATAG
- a CDS encoding glycosyl transferase gives MKKTPRIFHFVFGLRPQTEPFHLMHYLCIASCMSINKPDAVMFHYQYMPWGPWWDIIAPSLQLRKIEPDKFISSFSYNDAAIGKYRYAHLSDIARLKILVKYGGIYADIDTLFINKLPNHFFEHEFVMGMEKIDWTVAAAQAAGGSLCNAWMMGAPNSNFAKLLLARTYECFDGTWSAHSTFLPYRLSREHPEWIHVEPQQSFFFYDWTGEGISGIFEKPQPNLDEVYSIHLWSHMWWDRKRIDTSYFHAGRLTPEYVRFSKAAYAELARPFLPESISCGRLQFELQKINAVLENGTFTGRKYLGKIYRWGKNTPPESALTAKV, from the coding sequence ATGAAAAAAACACCTCGAATATTTCATTTTGTGTTTGGACTCCGCCCGCAAACAGAGCCATTCCATTTAATGCATTATCTTTGCATCGCTTCCTGTATGAGTATCAACAAACCGGATGCTGTCATGTTTCATTATCAGTATATGCCCTGGGGACCATGGTGGGACATTATAGCCCCATCCTTGCAACTGCGTAAAATTGAACCGGACAAATTCATTTCTTCCTTTTCATATAACGATGCCGCCATTGGTAAATACCGCTACGCTCATCTTTCTGATATTGCCCGTCTGAAAATTTTGGTTAAGTATGGTGGAATATACGCCGATATAGACACACTGTTTATTAACAAACTCCCCAATCATTTTTTTGAACATGAATTTGTCATGGGCATGGAAAAGATAGATTGGACAGTGGCAGCCGCACAAGCGGCAGGAGGATCTCTTTGCAATGCCTGGATGATGGGAGCACCAAATTCGAATTTTGCCAAACTTCTGCTGGCGCGAACATATGAATGCTTTGACGGCACGTGGAGCGCTCACAGCACTTTTCTGCCTTACCGGTTGAGCCGTGAACATCCGGAATGGATTCACGTGGAACCCCAACAGTCATTCTTTTTTTATGACTGGACAGGAGAGGGAATCAGTGGCATTTTTGAAAAGCCCCAGCCGAATCTCGATGAAGTATACAGTATCCATCTTTGGAGTCATATGTGGTGGGACCGCAAAAGAATTGACACCTCTTATTTCCATGCCGGAAGATTGACACCTGAATATGTAAGATTTTCCAAAGCAGCTTACGCCGAACTGGCCCGGCCTTTTTTGCCTGAAAGTATATCATGTGGCCGTTTGCAATTTGAATTACAGAAAATAAACGCTGTTTTAGAAAATGGAACATTCACCGGCAGAAAATATCTGGGGAAAATATACAGATGGGGCAAAAATACTCCGCCGGAATCTGCGCTTACAGCAAAGGTTTAA
- a CDS encoding transcriptional regulator, protein MKKAHDILIKSQLFGGLPEEHIVEIEKIAVDKHYNKGDIIFYDGDEGVGFYLVVAGSINVYKLSPDGKEQILHIVKEGDTIGAVPVFSGKSFPANARAISKSHLLFFDRNKFIQLITNKPSLTMNILALLSMRLREFTIQVENLSLKEIPGRLAAYLLYLAQEQGNKDLIKLTISKVQLANLLGTGPESLSRALGNMKTKKLVAEEGANVRLINRVLLEELAERGKEAQ, encoded by the coding sequence ATGAAAAAAGCACATGATATTCTGATAAAAAGCCAACTATTCGGGGGCCTGCCCGAAGAGCACATCGTCGAGATTGAGAAAATTGCCGTCGATAAACATTATAACAAAGGCGATATAATCTTTTATGACGGAGACGAAGGTGTTGGTTTTTATCTTGTTGTCGCGGGGAGCATCAATGTTTACAAACTATCACCTGACGGAAAAGAGCAGATACTCCACATTGTAAAAGAAGGCGACACCATCGGTGCTGTTCCCGTCTTTTCCGGGAAATCATTTCCCGCCAACGCCCGGGCCATCTCTAAAAGTCATCTGTTATTTTTCGACAGGAATAAGTTTATTCAGCTCATTACCAATAAACCGTCTCTGACGATGAACATTCTGGCGCTGCTTTCCATGCGTCTGCGGGAGTTTACCATCCAAGTGGAGAATCTATCACTTAAGGAAATTCCCGGACGCCTGGCTGCCTATCTGCTTTATCTTGCGCAGGAGCAGGGCAACAAAGATTTAATCAAACTTACTATTTCCAAGGTGCAACTTGCCAATCTGCTGGGCACGGGACCGGAATCACTTTCACGCGCATTGGGAAACATGAAGACCAAGAAGCTTGTGGCGGAAGAAGGCGCCAATGTCAGGCTGATTAACCGCGTTTTACTGGAAGAGCTTGCCGAGAGGGGCAAAGAGGCTCAATAA
- a CDS encoding class I SAM-dependent methyltransferase, which produces MNISLQKIYDKFAQTYEKNRGLFDMTEVFNSFYERLGPQKGNLLDLGCGAGEPFPRLFIDRGWKVTGVDFSGKMLALASKYVPEMKTIKADVRAIEFETNQFDAITAIYSMFHVPSVDHYALFEKLYQWLGPQGKVLFTYATKEYTGQIEFDGYKEFMGQKLYYSHKNPEKLYADLEEIGFNIESKIYRGIGGETFLWVTVSK; this is translated from the coding sequence ATGAATATTTCTCTGCAAAAAATCTACGATAAATTTGCCCAAACGTATGAGAAGAACCGTGGACTTTTTGACATGACGGAAGTCTTCAATTCTTTTTATGAGCGGCTGGGACCCCAAAAGGGTAACTTGCTTGATCTGGGCTGCGGCGCCGGCGAGCCGTTTCCCCGATTATTTATTGATCGCGGTTGGAAAGTTACAGGTGTAGATTTCTCCGGAAAAATGCTTGCGCTTGCCTCGAAATATGTTCCGGAGATGAAAACTATCAAAGCCGATGTGCGGGCAATTGAATTTGAGACAAATCAGTTTGACGCCATCACTGCGATTTACAGTATGTTTCATGTTCCCAGCGTTGATCATTATGCCTTGTTTGAAAAATTATATCAATGGCTTGGCCCGCAAGGGAAAGTGCTATTCACTTACGCGACAAAAGAATATACCGGTCAAATCGAATTTGACGGTTACAAGGAATTCATGGGACAAAAGCTTTATTACAGCCACAAAAATCCCGAAAAGCTTTACGCTGATCTGGAAGAAATCGGCTTTAATATAGAATCAAAAATTTACCGTGGAATCGGCGGAGAAACGTTTCTTTGGGTTACCGTGAGCAAGTAA
- a CDS encoding CoA-binding protein, whose product MSENPLHLLMNPRSIAVVGANNSPSKMGTVMALNVLKQGYEGKIFPVHPKEETVLGLKAYASVQDLPEIPDLAMLIVPAKSIIHVLESFGKIGTKRAIIITAGFKETGATGREMEKKIGEIAGRYGMRFVGPNCMGVINSQIALNTTVLPMVKEPGLLGFASQSGTYVSQVLPYMKKRGYRFSKAISLGNEANINIVDALEYLGEDEQTKAIMLYIEGIREGQRFLEVARKITPHKPIVAQYVGGSASGARAILSHTGAMTGPDFLFSGIFKQAGIIRVYSVEDLYSHGWTLATQPQMRGKRVGVITNSGGPSTAISYTCDSVGLEVPRFSDGLQKEIRKHIEPHASSANPVDMTFDLSMKNLTVTLPEIMIKSGEVDALVLHGVMMSGYMREIYIHFKELAGNISLEEFLKFGQPIVPGAFELPHKYQMPMLISTFFDWEDNYTTGYRDTNTPIFYCPENTARALGSLYRYKEIKERQPVCKIDLPAVRGLACDLIQQAQANGQKALDEYAAKKLLSSYGVAVTKEALAATEEDALAAATKIGYPVAMKACSWEIMHKSGKGLIALNVENETVLKAEFQNIQKNAGRNVPVLIQEMLKGNREFMAGMTRFAGFGPCVIFGLGGVFTEIYKDTTLRLAPLGDADTQEMFADIRAKDLLDEFRGMPKVRLDKLSQIIQALGNVALLHPEISEIDLNPILISGAQPVVADALIVL is encoded by the coding sequence ATGTCTGAAAATCCACTTCATTTACTTATGAATCCGCGATCTATCGCAGTTGTAGGAGCAAACAATAGTCCATCAAAAATGGGCACGGTAATGGCGCTTAATGTTTTGAAGCAAGGCTATGAGGGGAAAATTTTTCCGGTGCATCCCAAAGAAGAAACAGTCTTAGGACTTAAAGCTTACGCCTCTGTACAGGATTTGCCCGAAATTCCTGATTTGGCAATGCTGATAGTTCCCGCAAAATCCATCATTCATGTTTTGGAGAGTTTCGGCAAAATCGGCACGAAGAGGGCAATAATTATAACTGCCGGCTTCAAGGAAACAGGTGCGACAGGACGGGAAATGGAAAAGAAAATCGGTGAAATAGCCGGGCGCTACGGGATGCGTTTTGTCGGTCCCAACTGTATGGGAGTAATCAACTCTCAAATTGCGTTAAACACAACGGTGTTGCCTATGGTCAAAGAACCTGGTTTGCTGGGTTTTGCTTCTCAAAGCGGTACTTATGTTAGTCAGGTTCTGCCGTACATGAAAAAAAGGGGATATCGCTTTAGCAAAGCTATCAGTCTGGGCAACGAAGCCAATATAAATATTGTTGATGCTCTGGAATATTTAGGAGAAGATGAACAAACTAAAGCCATCATGCTTTACATAGAAGGAATCCGCGAAGGGCAAAGATTTTTGGAAGTTGCCCGCAAGATCACACCGCATAAACCAATAGTGGCGCAATACGTAGGTGGTTCAGCCTCCGGCGCGCGCGCGATCCTCAGCCACACAGGAGCAATGACCGGTCCTGATTTCCTCTTCAGTGGTATTTTTAAACAAGCGGGCATAATTCGGGTATACTCTGTTGAAGATCTTTACTCGCATGGCTGGACGCTGGCAACACAGCCGCAGATGCGAGGCAAACGCGTCGGTGTAATAACCAACTCCGGCGGCCCTTCAACAGCCATTTCTTATACCTGCGATTCTGTCGGTCTGGAAGTTCCCCGTTTTTCAGATGGTTTGCAAAAAGAAATTAGAAAACATATTGAACCGCATGCGTCCTCCGCCAATCCCGTCGATATGACTTTCGATTTGAGTATGAAAAACCTTACGGTAACCCTGCCGGAAATTATGATAAAAAGCGGCGAAGTGGATGCTCTTGTCCTTCATGGTGTAATGATGAGCGGTTACATGCGCGAAATTTATATCCACTTTAAGGAACTGGCGGGAAATATTTCACTGGAAGAATTTTTAAAATTTGGTCAACCCATTGTACCCGGAGCATTTGAACTGCCTCATAAGTATCAAATGCCGATGCTAATATCTACTTTCTTTGATTGGGAAGATAATTATACAACAGGTTATCGTGATACAAACACGCCGATTTTTTATTGTCCGGAAAATACCGCACGGGCATTGGGGTCTCTTTATCGCTACAAAGAAATAAAAGAACGCCAACCGGTTTGTAAAATCGATCTTCCGGCGGTGCGCGGACTTGCTTGCGATTTAATTCAACAGGCACAAGCAAATGGTCAAAAAGCTCTGGATGAATATGCGGCTAAAAAATTACTTTCCTCCTATGGCGTAGCTGTGACAAAAGAAGCATTGGCCGCAACAGAGGAAGATGCTCTTGCTGCGGCAACGAAGATCGGCTACCCGGTAGCGATGAAAGCCTGCAGTTGGGAAATCATGCACAAGAGCGGTAAAGGTCTTATTGCTTTGAATGTGGAAAACGAAACCGTACTGAAAGCTGAATTTCAGAATATTCAAAAAAATGCGGGAAGAAACGTACCAGTGCTGATTCAGGAAATGCTGAAAGGTAACAGGGAATTTATGGCCGGCATGACACGTTTTGCCGGATTCGGTCCATGCGTTATTTTCGGCCTCGGCGGAGTTTTTACTGAAATCTACAAAGATACAACTCTGCGCCTGGCGCCTCTAGGCGATGCCGACACTCAGGAGATGTTCGCTGATATCCGTGCTAAGGACCTACTGGATGAGTTTAGGGGCATGCCGAAAGTCAGATTAGACAAGCTCTCTCAAATAATTCAAGCGTTGGGTAATGTTGCTTTGCTGCATCCCGAAATATCTGAAATCGATCTTAATCCGATTCTCATCAGTGGGGCCCAACCGGTTGTTGCCGATGCTTTGATTGTGCTGTAG
- a CDS encoding ABC transporter — translation MSSINEIQPVIAACNIKKSFGAFTAVDDISFSVDKGMCFGILGPNGAGKTSTIRMIYGFSPLTSGDIFVFGLDIKKLYRKIKARIGVCQQDNTLDPDLTVIQNFEVFARYFNIDRKTALERASSLLKFFALEQRRGARATELSGGMVRRLVIARALINQPDLLILDEPTTGLDPQSRHQVWERLENLKKQGMTILLTTHYMDEAERLCDNLVIMDHGKILAQGSPQSLISEYTGENIIEVAEPEDDLRTFSREKKVRQEDLGHRLIIYAENGHELYQEICGRFAHKSCILRSATLEDVFLKLTGRELRE, via the coding sequence ATGTCAAGCATTAATGAAATCCAGCCGGTGATAGCCGCCTGCAATATAAAAAAATCTTTTGGTGCTTTTACCGCGGTAGATGACATTTCCTTTTCCGTTGATAAAGGAATGTGCTTTGGCATTCTGGGACCTAACGGCGCCGGCAAGACCTCCACCATCAGGATGATCTATGGTTTTTCGCCGCTTACTTCCGGAGATATTTTTGTTTTCGGACTGGACATAAAAAAACTATACAGAAAAATCAAAGCCCGTATTGGCGTCTGCCAGCAGGATAATACTCTTGATCCTGATCTGACGGTGATACAGAATTTTGAAGTTTTCGCCCGTTATTTCAACATCGATAGAAAAACAGCGCTGGAAAGAGCCTCTTCCTTATTAAAATTTTTCGCTTTGGAACAACGCCGGGGGGCGCGCGCTACGGAGCTCTCCGGAGGAATGGTGCGCCGGCTGGTCATTGCCCGCGCCTTGATCAATCAGCCTGATCTTTTGATTTTGGATGAACCAACAACAGGACTCGATCCGCAGTCGCGCCATCAGGTCTGGGAAAGGTTGGAGAATCTGAAAAAGCAGGGCATGACTATTTTACTGACGACGCACTACATGGATGAGGCTGAGCGCCTTTGCGATAACCTGGTAATCATGGATCATGGCAAAATTTTGGCGCAGGGATCCCCTCAATCACTGATCAGCGAATACACGGGAGAAAATATTATTGAAGTCGCCGAACCGGAAGATGATTTGCGCACGTTTTCCCGCGAAAAGAAAGTCAGGCAGGAAGATTTGGGACATCGTCTGATTATTTACGCTGAAAACGGACATGAGCTTTATCAGGAAATTTGCGGCCGCTTTGCTCATAAAAGCTGTATATTGCGTTCAGCAACTCTCGAAGATGTTTTTTTGAAATTAACAGGAAGGGAGTTGCGCGAATGA
- a CDS encoding RNA-binding protein, with translation MNKNLYVGNLSYKITDEDLKSNFSEAGEVESATIIKDKFTGQSKGFGFVEMKTEEGAAEAIKKFNGGMLDGKAITVNEARPKKDFGAGGGGPRGGGNRGGGGGFNRGPRGGGGGGNRGGGGGGRY, from the coding sequence ATGAACAAAAATTTGTATGTCGGCAACCTGTCTTATAAAATCACAGACGAAGATCTTAAATCAAACTTTTCCGAGGCAGGAGAAGTTGAATCCGCAACGATCATTAAAGACAAGTTTACAGGGCAATCCAAAGGATTCGGTTTTGTCGAAATGAAAACAGAAGAAGGCGCGGCGGAAGCCATCAAGAAATTCAATGGTGGAATGCTTGACGGTAAGGCAATCACCGTTAACGAAGCAAGGCCAAAGAAAGATTTTGGCGCCGGCGGTGGTGGCCCCAGAGGCGGCGGTAATCGCGGCGGCGGCGGCGGATTTAACAGAGGTCCGAGAGGCGGCGGCGGCGGTGGAAACCGTGGCGGCGGCGGCGGTGGCCGTTACTAG
- a CDS encoding DUF2238 domain-containing protein translates to MSSKQYHILLLIITLAFWIWSGIEPHDTRLTWILETFPVMIALPIMLLTYKRFPLTTITYSIIAIHAMILMLGGHYSYAKVPLGFWMEDWFGWTRNNYDKIGHFMQGFGPAIYTREILARTSPLRRGKWLGFISIAVPLAFSALYEIIEWLASLSNPADTEAFLGTQGYIWDTQTDMFWCLIGSIVALVLLAKLHNKYLSKIGA, encoded by the coding sequence ATGTCATCGAAACAGTATCATATTCTTCTGCTAATAATAACATTGGCCTTTTGGATTTGGTCAGGAATAGAGCCGCACGATACACGTCTTACCTGGATTCTGGAAACCTTTCCGGTAATGATTGCTCTGCCTATTATGTTGCTCACCTATAAAAGATTTCCACTAACCACTATTACATATTCGATCATCGCCATCCACGCGATGATTCTGATGCTGGGCGGTCATTATTCCTACGCCAAAGTGCCGCTGGGTTTTTGGATGGAAGACTGGTTTGGTTGGACTCGCAACAATTATGATAAAATCGGACACTTCATGCAAGGTTTCGGTCCGGCCATATATACGCGTGAAATTCTTGCACGGACATCGCCGCTCAGGCGCGGCAAGTGGCTTGGGTTCATATCTATAGCCGTGCCCCTTGCTTTTTCAGCACTCTATGAAATTATTGAATGGCTGGCTTCCCTTTCCAATCCTGCGGACACGGAAGCTTTTCTGGGAACACAGGGTTATATCTGGGATACGCAAACCGATATGTTCTGGTGCCTGATAGGTTCGATTGTTGCGCTTGTCCTGCTTGCGAAGCTGCATAACAAATATCTGTCAAAAATCGGCGCGTAA